DNA from Salinispora arenicola:
GGTGGGACGTGCTGGCGAGTTGGGTCTACTTCTCGCATTTCGTGGTGGCCCTGGCTGCCGCCGCGGTGCTGTGGTTGCGGGACCGTCGGCGGTGGGCCGCCTTCATGCGCCGCTGGGGTTTCCTCTGCGCCACCGGCCTGGTGACGTACTTCCTCTATCCCGCTGCGCCACCGTGGTGGGCGGCACAGAACGGGTTGCTGGAGGAGGTCGCCCGGATCTCCACCCGGGGTTGGAAGGTCTTCGGGCTACACGGCGCGGGAAACCTGCTCAACGCCGGCCAGATCGCGTCGAACCCGGTCGCCGCGATGCCCTCGTTGCACACCGCGTTCGCGCTGTTCGTGGTGCTGTTCTTCCTCCGCGCGACGCGGAAGCGGTGGTGGCCGCTGCTACTCGCGTACCCGCTGGCCATGACGTTCACCCTGGTCTACTCCGGGGAGCACTATGTGATCGACGTCCTGGTCGGCTGGGCGTACGTGGGGATGACGTTCGTCGCGGTGGGCCTGGCCGAGCGTTGGTGGGCGGCTCGACGTGCCCGGCGTCGCCCGGACGGGCCGGGTGATGGGCCAGTACCCGAGTCGGCCGACGAGGTGGCGCTCGCCGGCCGCTGATCGCTACCGCAAGCGGCCCGCTCGCCGAGCGTGGTGCGCGCGGGCCGTCAGTTCGGCGGCCAGGACCCACGCCTCGGCCACCGCCCGGTCCTGCGCGGCGGCGCCGGCACCGCCGGCCGTGTCGGCGTGTACCGTCGCCAGTCCCAGCCGCCGCTGCACCGGTCCCTGCACGACCCGGACGCTCTGGATACGGGCATACGGCACGACGACGATCTGGCGGGTGAGTAGGCCGGAGCGGACTGCGAACACCCGTTCGTGCAGTCCCGCCCCGAGCACCCGTTGGCTCAGTGGGTTCAGCCAGCGGGCCCGCGTCGGCGGCGGGGTCAGGGGTAGACCGTCGAGGCGTACCCCGGGTAGCACCTCGGCGAGGATCGCCTCGGCGACCGTTCGCTCTCCGACCGGGAGCAGCCGGTCCGGGCGGTTGCTCCCGTCGCCCTCGCCCGCCGAGTAGCCGGCCACCTCCAGCCGCAGCCGCAGCCAGCCCTTCACCCGCCACAGCAGCGGCCAGGTCGCGCCGACCGTCTGCACCCGGTGTAGCGGTACGGTCTGTGCCCGGGTTTCCAGCAGGCCGTTGCGTACCCGCAGCGTGTCGGCGTCGCGGGACAGCCGGAAGTTCCAGTCGTCGAGCACCCGGCGGATCGGCTGTAGCAGTACGCCGGCCATAGCGGTCAGCGTGCTCGCCACCGCGACGAACGACCAGGAGTCGCCGGAGAGGAACTGCGTCGCCACGAACGCCACCCCGAACGGGATCATGAGCGCCTGTGGGGTGAGTAGCTGGCTCAGTAACAGGTCCCCGTTACGGACAGCGTGTAGCGGCCGGCCGGGTGGGGCCTGCTCGGGCTGGACGGGCAGCGCACCCGTTGCCGGGGTGGCGGTCCCGGTCAGCGGACCGGCCAAGGCGAGCAACCGCTGTCGCAGGGCGGCCGCGTCCGCCACGCTCAGATAGGCCAGCGGTGCCTCGGTCTTGCCGCCGCCGACCACCTCGAGCCGGAGCTCCGCCAGCCCGGTGAGTTGGGCGAGCAGCGGCCGGACCACCTCCACGGCCTGGAGCCGCTCCAACGGGATGGCCCGGGTCCGTCGCCAGAGCAGACCCTCGTACACGCGTAGCTCGCGGTCGACCACCTGGTAGCCGGTGTTGTACCAGCTGATTACGGCGAGCACGGTGGCGGCGAGCGCCAGCACCACCGCCAGCACCGCGAACCAGCCGAAGCCTACCCGGGACAGGGTCGACCAGGAGAGCCCGGCGATTACCACGACCAGCGATTTGGCACCATGCAGCGCCGGGGAGAGCGGGTGCAGCCGCTGCCGGCGTTCGGCGTCGGCCGGGGCCATCGGTGGTGGTGGCGGGGGCATGCCGGCGGGCGGTGGGTACGGGCCGGGGTGCGGCTGTGGGCCCGGTGGGTACGCGCCGGGGTGCGGCTGCGGGCCAGTCGGCCGGACCTCCTCCGGGCCCCACGCGGCCGGCTCGCTCACAAGCCCTCCGCCCGGTCGCGGCCGAGCGCGGTGAGCCGGTCGCGGAGCCGGGACGCCTCGGCCGGGCGCAGCCCCGGCACTCGCGCGTCGCTGGCCGCCGCCGCTGTGTGCAGCTGGACGGTGGCCAGGTCGAAGGCCCGCTCCAGCGGGCCGGCGCTGACGTCGACGAACTGCATCCGCGAGTACGGGACGATGGACAACCGGCGTACCAGTCGGCCGTGGCGTACCAGCAGATCGTCCTCACGTTCGGCGTAGCCCCAGGCGCGTACCGCCCGCACGATGATGACCGTCCGTAGCGCGGCCAGGAGGGCCACCACGGCGAGGGCCACCCCGAACACCCCGCTGCCGCTGACCGCCCATCCCACTGCCAGTCCGGCCAGCACGACGGTGAACAGGACGGCCATCCGCAGCAGTTCGACCCAGATCAGGTCTGCTGAGACGGACTTCCAGCTGACGGTCTCCGGCCAGGGCTCCAGTGGGCCGGGCGGCGGGCCGGTTGGCGGTGGGCCGGCGGCCGGCGGCCTGGCCTGGTCGTCGCCGGTCACCGTGGGGTTCCGTTGTGCGCGCTCACGAGTCGAGGGTAGGCGATCCGGCCACCGGGACAACCTCGCGCAGGAAGTCTCGGGCGTCGAGGAAGTCGCCGAGCGTCGAACGGTGATCGGGGCAGGCGAGCCAGGTCTTCCGTCGTGTCGCCTCGTGGAGGCGGGGATTGTTCCACCGTAGCGCCCACTGGGCGGGGGCCTGGCAGCCACGGGCTGAGCAGACCAGGGTGGGGCTTGCGGACGCATCCATCCCAGCCAGTCTAGGTGGCCGGGAGGTGGTGTTTGAGCGCCGGGCGGCCACGGGGGGAGCCGCCCGGCGACGGATGAATCGTACACGTGCCGTACCGGCCGCTGTCCACCCCGCAGTCGGCGAGTTCGGCGGATTGGGTGGCGTGGCGGAAATCGGGTTCTCGCCACCGCGCACCTGCACCGGCCATGTCAGTCTTGTACCGCACCACGCCCGACGACCAGCATGCTGTGGAGGACCGGTGGCCCAGCCGAGCACGCCCGACGCCAGGATCTCCGACGGGTCGGGTCCGCCTGCTCCGGGGAGCACCCCAGCCGACGACGCCACCCTGCTGGAACGGGCGTTGTTCGAGGTCAAGCGGGTGATTGTTGGGCAGGACCGGATGGTCGAGCGGATGGTTGTCGCGCTGCTCGCTCGGGGGCACTGTCTGCTGGAGGGTGTGCCGGGGGTGGCGAAGACGCTCGCCGTGGAGACGCTCGCCAAGGTGGTCGGCGGGTCGTTCGGCCGGGTGCAGTTCACGCCCGACCTGGTGCCGGCGGACATCATGGGCACCCGGATCTACCGACAGTCGAGCGAGAAGTTCGACGTCGAACTCGGGCCGGTGTTTGTCAATTTTCTGCTTGCCGACGAAATCAACCGGGCGCCTGCCAAAGTGCAGTCGGCGCTACTGGAGGTGATGAGTGAACGGCAGGTTTCGATTGGCGGTGAGGCGCATCGGGTGCCGGACCCGTTCCTCGTGATGGCCACCCAGAACCCGATCGAGCAGGAGGGCGTGTACCCGTTGCCGGAGGCGCAGCGGGACCGGTTCCTGATGAAGATCGTCGTCGGCTACCCGACGGCCACCGAGGAACGGGAGATCGTCTACCGGATGGGCGTGTCGCCGCCGGAGCCCGCTCCGGTGTTCACCACCGCCGACCTGGTCGCGTTGCAACGCAGGGCCGACCAGGTCTTCGTGCACAATGCCCTGGTCGACTACGCGGTCCGGCTGGTGCTGGCCACTCGAAGCCCCGCCGAGCACGGTATGCCTGATGTCGCCCAGCACATCCAGTACGGGGCCAGCCCACGCGCCTCGCTCGGCCTGGTCCGCGCCACCCGTGCCCTGGCGCTCCTGCGTGGCCGGGACTACGCGCTACCGCAGGATGTGCAGGACATCGCGCCCGACATTCTGCGGCACCGGCTGGTGCTGAGCTATGACGCGCTGGCCGACGACGTGCCGGCCGACCATGTCGTCGGTCGGGTGATGTCGACGATCCCGTTGCCGTCGGTGGCGCCGCGGCAGCAGGCCACGGCGGCGCCGGCCGTCGTACCGCCGGGTGTGGTGCCGCCGGGTGCCGGGTGGCCCGGGCAGCAGCCGTGACCTCACCGGCCCGTCGGCCCCCCGACGCCACCCCCCGCGATCGCACCGAAGCCGTCCTGTCCCGGCTGCACCTGCTCGTCACCCGCAAGCTCGACGGCCTGCTCCAAGGCGACTACGTCGGCCTGCTGCCCGGTCCCGGCAGCGAGGCGGGGGACTCGCGCGAGTACCGCCCGGGCGACGATGTTCGGCGGATGGACTGGCCGGTCACGGCACGCACCACGATGCCGCATGTACGGCGTACGGTGGCCGACCGGGAGCTGGAGACGTGGCTCGCGGTGGACCTCTCGGCCAGTCTCGACTTCGGAACCGGACGGTGGCTCAAGCGCGACGTCGTGGTGGCCGCCGCCGCGGCACTCGCCCACCTGACCGCCCGGGGTGGCAACCGGGTCGGCGCGGTCATCGGCACCGGGAGTGAGCCGCCTGGGGGCGGGCGGCGTGCGCCGGCAGGCAGGGGCGGCGGGTTCACCCGGTTGCCGGCCCGGTCGGGCCGTCGGGAGGTGCAGGCCCTGGTCCGGGCGGTGGCCGGCACCGAGATCCGGCCCGGGCGCAGCGACCTCGGTGCCCTCGTCGACCTGCTGAACCGGCCACCCCGGCGGCGTGGGGTGGCGGTCGTCGTCTCCGACTTCCTGGCGCCGCCGGCCCAGTGGACCCGCCCGCTGCGCAAGCTGCGGGTACGTCACGACGTGCTGGCCATCGAGGTGCTGGATCCGCGTGAGCTGGAGCTACCCGACGTGGGCGTCCTGCCGGTGGTCGACCCGGAGACCGGCGAGTTACACGAGGTGCGGACCGGCGACCCGCGGCTACGTCACCGTTACGCCGAGGCGGCTGCCGCCCAGCGGGCGGAGATCGCCGCGGCGCTGCGTGCCGGGGGCGCCGCACACCTGAGGCTGCGGACCGACCGAGACTGGCTGCTGGACATGGTGCGTTTCGTTGCCGCGCAGCGGCACGCCCGCACCCGGGGGACGACACGATGATCCGTTTTCTGCAACCGTGGTGGCTACTGGCCGTGCTGCCGGTGGTCGCCCTCGCCGGGCTGTACGTGTGGCGGCAGCTGCACCGCCGGGCGTATGCGCTGCGCTTCACCAATGTGGACCTGCTGCGCACCATCGCCCCGAAGGGACTCGGATGGCGTCGGCACGTGCCGGCGACCGCGTTCCTACTCTGTCTCTTGGTGCTCGCCGCGGCTCTGGCCCGGCCGTCCGTCGACACCCGGGAACCCCTGGAGCGGGCCACCGTCATGCTCGCCATCGACGTGTCACTGTCCATGCAGGCCGACGACGTCTCCCCGAACCGGCTGGCGGCGGCGCAGGAGGCGGCGCAGCAGTTTGTCGAGGAGCTGCCGGCCAGCTACAACCTCGGGCTGGTCTCGTTCGCGAAGGCGGCCAACGTGCTGGTGCCCCCGACCAAGGACCGGCAGGCCGTGGTGACCGCCGTCGACGGTTTGGTGCTGGCCGAGTCGACGGCGACCGGGGAGGCGGTCTTCACCTGCCTGGAGGCGATCCGGTCGGTGCCGGCCGACGGGGCGGCGGGGATTCCGCCGGCCCGGATCGTGTTGCTCTCCGATGGCTACCGCAC
Protein-coding regions in this window:
- a CDS encoding AAA family ATPase; translation: MAQPSTPDARISDGSGPPAPGSTPADDATLLERALFEVKRVIVGQDRMVERMVVALLARGHCLLEGVPGVAKTLAVETLAKVVGGSFGRVQFTPDLVPADIMGTRIYRQSSEKFDVELGPVFVNFLLADEINRAPAKVQSALLEVMSERQVSIGGEAHRVPDPFLVMATQNPIEQEGVYPLPEAQRDRFLMKIVVGYPTATEEREIVYRMGVSPPEPAPVFTTADLVALQRRADQVFVHNALVDYAVRLVLATRSPAEHGMPDVAQHIQYGASPRASLGLVRATRALALLRGRDYALPQDVQDIAPDILRHRLVLSYDALADDVPADHVVGRVMSTIPLPSVAPRQQATAAPAVVPPGVVPPGAGWPGQQP
- a CDS encoding VWA domain-containing protein, with protein sequence MIRFLQPWWLLAVLPVVALAGLYVWRQLHRRAYALRFTNVDLLRTIAPKGLGWRRHVPATAFLLCLLVLAAALARPSVDTREPLERATVMLAIDVSLSMQADDVSPNRLAAAQEAAQQFVEELPASYNLGLVSFAKAANVLVPPTKDRQAVVTAVDGLVLAESTATGEAVFTCLEAIRSVPADGAAGIPPARIVLLSDGYRTSGRSVEEAAAAAQAANVAVSTIAFGTDGGQVDIGGQLQRVPVDRFALAELAATTEGHFYEAASVNELKQVYQDMGSSIGFRTEPREVTQWYAGVALLLALCAGATSLLWSSRIL
- a CDS encoding PH domain-containing protein, producing the protein MSEPAAWGPEEVRPTGPQPHPGAYPPGPQPHPGPYPPPAGMPPPPPPMAPADAERRQRLHPLSPALHGAKSLVVVIAGLSWSTLSRVGFGWFAVLAVVLALAATVLAVISWYNTGYQVVDRELRVYEGLLWRRTRAIPLERLQAVEVVRPLLAQLTGLAELRLEVVGGGKTEAPLAYLSVADAAALRQRLLALAGPLTGTATPATGALPVQPEQAPPGRPLHAVRNGDLLLSQLLTPQALMIPFGVAFVATQFLSGDSWSFVAVASTLTAMAGVLLQPIRRVLDDWNFRLSRDADTLRVRNGLLETRAQTVPLHRVQTVGATWPLLWRVKGWLRLRLEVAGYSAGEGDGSNRPDRLLPVGERTVAEAILAEVLPGVRLDGLPLTPPPTRARWLNPLSQRVLGAGLHERVFAVRSGLLTRQIVVVPYARIQSVRVVQGPVQRRLGLATVHADTAGGAGAAAQDRAVAEAWVLAAELTARAHHARRAGRLR
- a CDS encoding phosphatase PAP2 family protein; this translates as MSAPTDPQQPVRTEAPTVADGGRRRVITMSVWGVAFVIGWLAIGLPTDPVYAFVWMWAATIAWNSARPWRSHLRFARDWLPVVLLLVLYNLSRGFADNGAVPHAYELIVADRVMFGWATGDQVPTVWLQQHLYQPDVRWWDVLASWVYFSHFVVALAAAAVLWLRDRRRWAAFMRRWGFLCATGLVTYFLYPAAPPWWAAQNGLLEEVARISTRGWKVFGLHGAGNLLNAGQIASNPVAAMPSLHTAFALFVVLFFLRATRKRWWPLLLAYPLAMTFTLVYSGEHYVIDVLVGWAYVGMTFVAVGLAERWWAARRARRRPDGPGDGPVPESADEVALAGR
- a CDS encoding DUF58 domain-containing protein, which encodes MARAAAVTSPARRPPDATPRDRTEAVLSRLHLLVTRKLDGLLQGDYVGLLPGPGSEAGDSREYRPGDDVRRMDWPVTARTTMPHVRRTVADRELETWLAVDLSASLDFGTGRWLKRDVVVAAAAALAHLTARGGNRVGAVIGTGSEPPGGGRRAPAGRGGGFTRLPARSGRREVQALVRAVAGTEIRPGRSDLGALVDLLNRPPRRRGVAVVVSDFLAPPAQWTRPLRKLRVRHDVLAIEVLDPRELELPDVGVLPVVDPETGELHEVRTGDPRLRHRYAEAAAAQRAEIAAALRAGGAAHLRLRTDRDWLLDMVRFVAAQRHARTRGTTR
- a CDS encoding PH domain-containing protein, encoding MTGDDQARPPAAGPPPTGPPPGPLEPWPETVSWKSVSADLIWVELLRMAVLFTVVLAGLAVGWAVSGSGVFGVALAVVALLAALRTVIIVRAVRAWGYAEREDDLLVRHGRLVRRLSIVPYSRMQFVDVSAGPLERAFDLATVQLHTAAAASDARVPGLRPAEASRLRDRLTALGRDRAEGL